The Leucobacter rhizosphaerae genome includes a region encoding these proteins:
- a CDS encoding phospholipid carrier-dependent glycosyltransferase yields the protein MLAVRHHLRWLAPLLVLAVAAVVRFWALSSPGSLVFDELYYVRDAISQLAHGAPTVWSDDDAAFGDPAAFTDEASYAVHPPLGKWLIGLGVLVFGPDTGWGWRSAVALAGVATVGITMRLGWLLSRSLVIACTAGLLLALDGVHVVLTRVALLDGFLALAVALGALLMWRDVQWLEDRDARAEPGPSGRTAVRWWRPWLLAAGLVFGAAAGIKWSGLYPLAAFLVFLAIRDLLRRRNAGAPWGAASLRSLLQAGATAIIALPAAVLAYLTTWVGWIVTPDGWGRDPATPWLSSLARYHAEMLGWHSTLTAPHPYQAHPITWPLGLRPTAMYEVRWDGCGGECVAGISPIPNLLITWGGAAALLVLAWLVVRALVRPDALSRGPVLTVSAFVLTGYLSGWLPWLLTVSRSAVFQFYAVVLTPFSALALALVLGMLCGIPLATARASAPGLRLDPDPAALQGRRLAVAVFLIAAVAVSILFAPLWTGGPVAEWFWNAHMWLPGWD from the coding sequence ATGCTCGCCGTCCGCCACCACCTGCGCTGGCTCGCTCCGCTGCTCGTGCTCGCGGTCGCCGCGGTCGTGCGGTTCTGGGCGCTCAGCAGCCCCGGCAGTCTGGTGTTCGACGAGCTCTACTACGTGCGCGACGCGATCAGCCAGCTCGCCCACGGCGCCCCCACCGTGTGGTCCGACGACGACGCGGCCTTCGGTGATCCCGCAGCCTTCACCGACGAGGCCTCCTACGCCGTGCACCCGCCGCTCGGGAAGTGGCTCATCGGGCTCGGGGTGCTCGTCTTCGGCCCTGACACCGGCTGGGGCTGGCGCAGCGCCGTGGCCCTCGCGGGGGTCGCAACGGTCGGGATCACGATGCGCCTCGGCTGGCTGCTCTCGCGCAGTCTGGTCATCGCCTGCACGGCGGGCCTGCTGCTCGCGCTCGACGGAGTGCACGTGGTGCTCACCCGGGTCGCGCTGCTCGACGGGTTCCTCGCCCTCGCGGTGGCGCTCGGAGCGCTGCTCATGTGGCGGGATGTGCAGTGGCTCGAGGATCGCGACGCGCGAGCCGAGCCGGGGCCGTCCGGGCGGACCGCTGTGCGCTGGTGGCGCCCCTGGCTGCTCGCCGCGGGGCTGGTCTTCGGTGCGGCCGCGGGGATCAAGTGGTCGGGCCTGTATCCGCTGGCGGCGTTCCTCGTCTTTCTTGCGATTCGGGATCTGCTGCGCCGCCGGAACGCCGGCGCACCGTGGGGCGCAGCCTCCCTTCGTTCGCTCCTTCAGGCCGGGGCGACCGCGATCATCGCGCTGCCCGCGGCTGTGCTCGCGTATCTCACGACCTGGGTCGGCTGGATCGTGACGCCGGACGGCTGGGGCCGCGATCCCGCCACCCCCTGGCTCTCGAGCCTCGCCCGGTATCACGCCGAGATGCTCGGGTGGCACAGCACGCTGACCGCTCCGCACCCCTATCAGGCGCACCCGATCACGTGGCCGCTCGGGCTGCGGCCGACCGCGATGTACGAGGTGCGCTGGGACGGCTGCGGCGGAGAGTGCGTCGCGGGCATCTCGCCGATCCCGAATCTGCTGATCACCTGGGGCGGCGCGGCCGCGCTGCTCGTGCTCGCGTGGCTCGTGGTCCGAGCGCTCGTGCGCCCCGATGCGCTCTCCCGCGGGCCGGTGCTGACAGTGAGCGCGTTTGTGCTGACCGGCTACCTGTCGGGTTGGCTGCCCTGGCTGCTCACGGTCTCGCGCTCGGCCGTCTTCCAGTTCTACGCGGTGGTACTCACGCCGTTCTCGGCGCTCGCGCTCGCACTGGTGCTCGGCATGCTGTGCGGGATCCCCCTCGCCACCGCGCGGGCGAGTGCCCCGGGGCTGCGGCTCGATCCCGATCCCGCCGCACTGCAGGGCCGGCGGCTCGCCGTCGCCGTGTTCCTCATCGCCGCAGTGGCCGTCTCGATCCTCTTCGCACCGCTCTGGACGGGAGGCCCGGTCGCGGAGTGGTTCTGGAACGCCCACATGTGGCTCCCGGGCTGGGACTGA
- a CDS encoding response regulator — translation MTESPTPPASLDPGSSNEAAPVRVVIVDDHQIFRTGLRAELGSVLDVVGEAATVDEAVALIPALRPDVVLLDVHLPGGAGGGGAEVLRQLATRPEVRDTRFLALSVSDAADDVVSVIRAGARGYLTKTASGSEVTAAVERVRDGDAVFSPRLAGFVLDAFGTGSGETAAADDELDRLSAREQEVMRMIARGYAYKEVAAELFLSVKTVETHVSNVLRKLQLSNRHELTAWALTRRLL, via the coding sequence ATGACCGAGTCGCCCACCCCGCCCGCCTCACTCGACCCCGGCTCGTCGAACGAGGCGGCCCCCGTGCGCGTCGTCATCGTCGACGACCACCAGATCTTCCGCACCGGTCTGCGTGCCGAACTCGGCTCGGTGCTCGACGTCGTCGGCGAGGCCGCGACCGTGGACGAGGCCGTCGCGCTGATCCCGGCACTGCGCCCGGACGTGGTGCTGCTCGACGTCCACCTGCCCGGCGGCGCGGGCGGCGGCGGCGCCGAGGTGCTCCGTCAGCTGGCCACCCGGCCGGAGGTGCGCGACACGCGCTTCCTGGCACTCAGCGTGTCCGACGCCGCCGACGACGTGGTGAGTGTGATCCGAGCCGGTGCGCGCGGTTACCTCACGAAGACCGCGTCGGGGAGCGAGGTCACCGCCGCCGTCGAGCGGGTGCGCGACGGCGACGCGGTCTTCTCGCCGCGGCTCGCGGGCTTTGTGCTCGACGCGTTCGGCACTGGGTCGGGGGAGACGGCGGCGGCGGACGATGAGCTCGATCGGCTGTCGGCCCGCGAGCAGGAGGTCATGCGGATGATCGCCCGCGGGTACGCCTACAAGGAGGTGGCCGCCGAGCTCTTCCTGTCGGTGAAGACGGTGGAGACCCACGTCTCGAACGTGCTCCGCAAGCTGCAGCTCTCGAACCGGCACGAGCTCACTGCCTGGGCGCTCACCCGCCGCCTGCTGTAG